Part of the Bacteroidota bacterium genome is shown below.
CCGCCGCTCGCGCCGAGGCGGAGCGCCAGGCCGAGGCCGCGCGGCAGGCCGAGATCCCGCGCCAGGCCGACCTCGCCGCGCAGCGCGCTCGCGAGGCCGAGCAGATCCGCCGCGCGCCCACGCCGCGCGCCGAGGACCCCAACGCTGTGCGTCCCGCGGCTCCGGAGCCCGAGCCGTCGCCCCCCGTGGCGGTCGCGCCGCCGCCTAGGGAAACGCCGCCGCCCCGCACCGAGGCGGCGCCCCCTCCGCCCGACCGCACCGTCGACCTGACGGGCTCGTTCCGCCAGAACCGCGGCCGCCTCCCCTGGCCGGCCGACGGCACCGTGGTCGGCCGATTCGGGACACGGACCGATCCGGTCACGAACACGCGCACCGATGCGCCCGGCATCGACATCGCGACCGCCTCGGGGGCGCCCGTCCGCGCCGTCTTCGAGGGCACCGTCCAGCGGATTGGCCAGTTCCCGACGTATGGGACTTACGTGATGGTCTCGCACGGCGAAGACATCACCTTATACGGCAACCTCTCGCAGGTGGCCGTGTCACGCGGTCAGAGCCTCCGCGCCGGGCAAGCCATCGGCAGGGCGGGTACGGCGGAGTCGCGCCGGGGCACCCAGCTCTACTTCGTCATCTGGCGAGGCGGGCAGGCGGTTGACCCGACGGGCTGGCTCGGCAGCCGGTAACGCCGATCCTGAGGCGGTTCAGCATCGGAGCCGTGCGGCGACGTCGTCAGCCTTCTCGGTGAGGACGACGCAGACGAGGCTGGTCTGAGCAGTTAGAGCGTTTGCGGCCTGTGCCTGCTACTCGACAATCCTGTCGAGCCGGTCCGCATCGGGTTCC
Proteins encoded:
- a CDS encoding peptidoglycan DD-metalloendopeptidase family protein, with translation AARAEAERQAEAARQAEIPRQADLAAQRAREAEQIRRAPTPRAEDPNAVRPAAPEPEPSPPVAVAPPPRETPPPRTEAAPPPPDRTVDLTGSFRQNRGRLPWPADGTVVGRFGTRTDPVTNTRTDAPGIDIATASGAPVRAVFEGTVQRIGQFPTYGTYVMVSHGEDITLYGNLSQVAVSRGQSLRAGQAIGRAGTAESRRGTQLYFVIWRGGQAVDPTGWLGSR